Proteins found in one Paenibacillus sp. FSL R10-2782 genomic segment:
- a CDS encoding DUF1572 family protein: MPDLIKNVLEDMDKQLDRIIKSINPLDDDLIWKKMKDSMNSIGNLCLHLAGNEYQNLISAIGNKPFIRERTREFNSEGGISKGELISVLMRTRSESVSILSVLSDEDLKREVTIRYDHEDWNRMLRVSASEDETYEAREISQLLVQVATHYGYHAGQIVLLSKTLKDANEHITGQYH; encoded by the coding sequence ATGCCAGACCTAATAAAGAATGTACTCGAAGACATGGACAAGCAGCTCGATCGAATTATAAAGAGCATAAACCCGCTTGATGATGATTTGATTTGGAAGAAAATGAAGGATTCCATGAACAGCATCGGTAATCTTTGCTTACATTTAGCGGGTAACGAATATCAGAACCTCATAAGTGCAATCGGAAACAAACCATTCATTCGGGAACGTACTCGAGAATTTAATTCTGAAGGTGGCATATCGAAAGGTGAGTTGATTAGCGTTCTTATGAGGACACGATCCGAATCGGTAAGTATATTATCAGTTTTGTCTGATGAGGATTTAAAAAGAGAAGTTACAATCCGCTATGACCACGAGGATTGGAACAGAATGCTTCGGGTTAGCGCTTCAGAGGATGAAACCTATGAAGCGAGAGAAATTAGCCAGCTTCTTGTTCAGGTTGCGACACACTACGGATATCATGCAGGGCAAATTGTGTTACTCTCCAAAACACTGAAAGATGCGAATGAGCACATTACAGGCCAGTATCATTGA
- a CDS encoding DUF561 domain-containing protein codes for MLETELTRILKIQYPIFLAPMAGGPTTPELVAAISNAGGLGNLGAGYLTPEQLRSMIREIKQLTVQPFGVNLFVPEQLVESEETIGQMADHLNIYRVELGIAQNPAIQKYSESFEEQVQVLLDEEIPVFSFTFGIPPQDVIQTMKQRGTIVIGTATTIEEAKQLEAAGVDAIVAQGSEAGGHRGTFLKSVSDTQIGTMALIPQIVDHVTIPVIASGGIMDGRGLVASLALGAAAVQMGTAFLACPESGAHTTYKQKILSENEDCTEITRVYSGKAARGIRTEFMNDMHRYPGKIPAYPIQNAMTRDIRQAAAKANNSEYMSLWAGQGLRLATDRSAAATVKQTIDQANVLVKLIFNLRRVGD; via the coding sequence ATGCTTGAGACAGAATTAACACGTATCCTCAAAATTCAATACCCGATCTTCCTAGCGCCGATGGCAGGTGGACCTACGACTCCTGAATTGGTAGCAGCAATTTCAAACGCCGGGGGTCTAGGCAACTTAGGTGCCGGATACTTAACACCAGAACAACTCCGGAGCATGATACGAGAGATCAAACAACTAACGGTTCAGCCGTTTGGAGTCAACTTGTTTGTACCTGAGCAACTAGTAGAATCGGAAGAAACGATCGGACAAATGGCAGATCACCTCAATATTTATCGCGTCGAACTTGGCATTGCACAAAATCCAGCGATCCAGAAATATTCGGAGTCGTTTGAAGAGCAGGTGCAAGTATTACTGGATGAAGAAATCCCGGTGTTTAGTTTTACCTTTGGCATACCACCGCAAGATGTGATCCAAACGATGAAGCAGCGTGGAACAATTGTAATTGGTACAGCAACAACAATTGAAGAAGCCAAACAATTGGAAGCGGCTGGTGTAGACGCAATTGTAGCCCAGGGAAGTGAAGCTGGGGGACATCGCGGCACATTCTTGAAGAGCGTTTCCGACACTCAGATAGGCACCATGGCTCTTATTCCACAGATCGTGGATCATGTAACAATTCCAGTCATCGCATCGGGAGGCATCATGGATGGAAGGGGGCTTGTAGCAAGCCTCGCATTAGGAGCCGCCGCCGTACAAATGGGAACTGCCTTTCTGGCGTGTCCCGAAAGCGGTGCTCATACAACGTACAAACAGAAGATTCTTTCAGAAAATGAGGATTGCACCGAAATTACTCGCGTGTACTCTGGCAAAGCCGCACGAGGTATTCGAACAGAATTTATGAATGACATGCATCGGTATCCCGGAAAAATTCCTGCCTACCCAATTCAAAACGCAATGACGAGGGACATTCGCCAGGCAGCTGCAAAAGCGAATAACTCTGAGTACATGTCACTCTGGGCGGGCCAAGGTCTTCGGTTAGCCACTGATCGCTCTGCCGCTGCAACTGTCAAACAGACGATCGATCAAGCAAATGTGCTTGTCAAACTAATCTTTAATCTTCGAAGAGTCGGAGACTAA
- a CDS encoding DHA2 family efflux MFS transporter permease subunit: MEPKMSIGRILSVLLLGAFISILNQTLLNVAIPHLMNDFNVSATTVQWLSTGYMLTNGILIPITAFLIESFGTRALFISAMGLFTAGSVVCAVSTGFAPMLVGRIIQASGAGIIMPVVMNVFLTVFPPEKRGAAMGTMGIAMMFAPAIGPTLSGWIVEHYSWRLLFLLVIPLAIIDILFAIRWLKNVSKLTYPHFDLLGTIFSTLGFGFLLYGFSSAGDKGWSSNTVVLTLAAGLVFIVLFVVRELNMRQPMLEFRVFKYDIFTVSTLVGATVNMTMFGGMLLLPIYLQNIRGFTPLQSGLLLLPGALLMGVMSPISGAIFDRIGARPLAIIGLIITAVTTWEFSLLTDATTYGHIMIIYTIRSFGMSLLMMSVQTEGLNQLPPHLGSHGTAMSNTVRQIAGSIGTAWLITVMSSRATIHLADYANVATTANVPLTEGVDELGQTLAQTAGVSTETGSALALQQVYRSAVTESTIHGINDAFIIATGIALAGLLFSLFLRRSTPRRR, translated from the coding sequence ATGGAACCAAAAATGTCCATCGGGCGCATCCTGTCCGTACTGCTGTTAGGCGCCTTCATTTCTATTTTGAATCAAACCCTGCTGAATGTGGCGATTCCGCATTTGATGAACGACTTCAATGTATCCGCAACTACCGTTCAATGGCTATCCACCGGATATATGCTGACCAACGGGATTTTGATTCCGATTACCGCCTTCCTGATTGAGTCGTTCGGGACACGTGCGCTGTTTATTTCCGCGATGGGGCTATTTACTGCCGGTTCTGTCGTCTGCGCCGTCAGTACCGGCTTTGCGCCTATGCTGGTCGGACGCATCATTCAGGCCAGCGGAGCGGGGATTATCATGCCAGTGGTTATGAACGTGTTCCTGACCGTATTCCCCCCGGAAAAACGGGGGGCAGCCATGGGGACGATGGGCATCGCCATGATGTTTGCCCCGGCTATCGGGCCGACTTTATCCGGCTGGATCGTAGAGCATTACAGCTGGCGGCTGCTATTTTTACTGGTCATTCCGCTGGCGATTATTGATATTCTGTTTGCGATACGCTGGCTGAAAAATGTATCCAAGCTGACGTATCCGCATTTTGACCTGCTGGGAACGATCTTTTCGACTCTTGGCTTTGGCTTCCTGCTGTATGGCTTCAGTTCCGCTGGAGACAAGGGCTGGAGCAGCAATACAGTAGTGCTCACACTCGCTGCTGGGCTCGTATTTATTGTATTGTTTGTCGTACGCGAGCTGAATATGAGGCAGCCCATGCTGGAGTTCCGTGTGTTTAAGTATGATATTTTCACGGTATCCACATTGGTGGGCGCTACGGTCAATATGACGATGTTCGGCGGGATGCTGCTGTTACCGATCTATCTGCAAAATATACGCGGCTTTACACCGCTGCAATCCGGTTTGCTGCTGTTGCCCGGCGCACTGCTGATGGGTGTCATGTCACCGATATCGGGAGCGATTTTCGACCGAATTGGTGCGAGGCCACTGGCGATTATCGGGTTGATCATTACGGCGGTCACGACATGGGAATTCAGTCTGCTGACGGATGCCACGACCTATGGACACATTATGATCATCTATACGATTCGCAGCTTCGGGATGTCATTGTTAATGATGTCCGTACAGACAGAAGGGCTGAATCAGCTTCCTCCCCATCTCGGCAGCCACGGTACAGCCATGTCCAATACAGTACGGCAAATTGCCGGGTCCATCGGCACCGCATGGCTCATTACGGTGATGAGCAGCCGGGCTACCATTCATTTGGCGGATTATGCGAATGTGGCTACCACCGCCAATGTTCCTTTAACCGAAGGCGTAGATGAGCTGGGGCAAACCCTCGCGCAAACGGCTGGAGTTTCGACGGAAACTGGCTCGGCGCTTGCGTTACAGCAGGTATATCGAAGTGCTGTCACAGAATCGACGATCCACGGCATTAACGATGCATTTATCATTGCTACCGGAATCGCGCTGGCAGGCCTGCTGTTTTCCCTGTTCTTACGCCGGTCTACACCTCGTCGGAGGTAA
- a CDS encoding NAD(P)H-dependent oxidoreductase: MTTRIMIVYDSENGHTERLARSIAEGAHHEHTEVLLKHVDEADVSELVNADAIIWGCPGHFGTISSGLKSWIDKLGYLWAQGKLIDKIGAVFCTTATVHGGLESTLLNLITPMLHQGMIIVGLPANITENALYGSYYGVGVTCPVETDPNGPPNFPTGDDLALGRSLGQRVAETAGRYRSAGRE; encoded by the coding sequence ATGACGACCAGAATCATGATTGTATATGACAGTGAAAATGGCCATACAGAGCGTCTTGCTCGTTCCATTGCAGAAGGCGCACACCATGAGCACACGGAAGTGTTGCTGAAGCATGTCGATGAAGCCGATGTGAGTGAACTGGTGAACGCGGACGCGATCATTTGGGGATGTCCGGGTCATTTTGGGACGATCAGCAGTGGCTTGAAAAGCTGGATTGATAAGCTCGGATATCTGTGGGCGCAGGGCAAACTAATAGATAAAATCGGCGCGGTATTCTGTACAACCGCTACTGTTCATGGCGGCTTGGAATCCACACTGCTGAATTTGATTACTCCGATGCTGCATCAAGGCATGATTATCGTTGGGCTGCCCGCCAATATTACGGAAAATGCACTTTACGGCTCCTATTACGGTGTAGGGGTGACGTGTCCGGTGGAGACAGACCCGAACGGTCCGCCCAATTTCCCAACGGGTGATGATCTTGCACTTGGTCGGTCTTTGGGCCAACGGGTCGCTGAGACGGCGGGACGGTACCGTAGCGCTGGCAGAGAATAG
- a CDS encoding cupin domain-containing protein, with protein sequence MNYQSINLNEKLSKFNEHWSPKVIGEMNDYQFKLVKIDGDFVWHDHQDTDEVFIVLEGEMFIDFRDGQVKISQGEMFIVPRGVEHKTFANQECHIMLVEPRGVVNTGETESELTAVNDIWI encoded by the coding sequence ATTAATTACCAATCTATTAATCTGAATGAGAAATTATCTAAGTTCAATGAACATTGGTCTCCGAAAGTCATTGGTGAAATGAATGACTATCAATTTAAATTGGTCAAGATAGATGGGGATTTTGTATGGCACGATCATCAAGATACCGACGAGGTGTTTATCGTGCTCGAAGGGGAGATGTTCATCGATTTCCGCGATGGCCAAGTAAAGATTTCCCAAGGAGAGATGTTTATTGTACCAAGGGGTGTCGAACACAAAACTTTCGCTAACCAGGAGTGTCATATCATGTTGGTAGAGCCCAGGGGCGTAGTAAACACTGGCGAGACTGAGTCAGAATTAACAGCAGTCAATGATATTTGGATCTAA
- a CDS encoding ZIP family metal transporter — MSDMFVGSLISALSTGLGAVPILFMRKITHRLRDVLLAYAAGIMTSASVYNLIPEAIHHSNWFVLSAGILLGCLVLLVMEMYIPHADLENPDSKTFHLESKSFLIIAAITLHNLPEGLSVGVSYASETQNLGNLIAFSIGLQNAPEGFIVALFLVNQNIGRFKALGIATLTGAVEIITSLIGFYLSSWVHGLVPYGLAFAAGAMMFIVYKELIPESHGDGNQRIATFSFILGLITMIGLTEWL; from the coding sequence ATGAGTGACATGTTTGTAGGCAGCCTTATTTCTGCCCTGTCCACCGGGCTCGGTGCCGTGCCCATACTGTTTATGCGTAAAATTACGCATCGTCTTCGTGATGTACTGTTGGCTTATGCTGCGGGGATCATGACTTCTGCATCTGTGTACAACCTCATTCCCGAGGCCATCCATCATTCCAACTGGTTCGTGTTGTCTGCGGGAATTTTACTCGGCTGTCTTGTGCTGCTGGTGATGGAAATGTATATTCCACATGCCGATCTGGAGAACCCGGATTCCAAAACCTTTCATCTGGAATCCAAATCTTTTCTCATTATCGCGGCTATTACACTACATAATTTGCCTGAGGGACTTTCCGTTGGAGTCAGCTATGCGAGCGAAACTCAAAATCTTGGTAATCTCATTGCCTTTTCCATCGGTCTGCAAAATGCCCCGGAAGGCTTTATCGTCGCTCTATTCCTCGTGAATCAAAACATTGGTCGCTTCAAGGCATTGGGCATTGCCACCCTCACCGGGGCCGTTGAAATTATTACAAGTCTGATTGGATTTTATTTGAGTAGTTGGGTTCATGGACTGGTTCCTTACGGTCTTGCCTTTGCCGCAGGAGCGATGATGTTTATCGTCTACAAGGAGCTGATTCCCGAAAGCCACGGGGACGGTAACCAACGTATCGCAACCTTCTCTTTTATTCTTGGTCTGATTACGATGATTGGTCTAACCGAATGGCTATAG
- a CDS encoding helix-turn-helix domain-containing protein, protein MGYGLKEYGDCSEEVIRACPVEMALHMIGGKWKGIIIDILSEKSVRFNELKRLIPGISQRMLTLQLRELEADGIVKRIVDDTVPPKVEYFLTEQGNKLSSIIDSIRVWGKEFLS, encoded by the coding sequence ATGGGATATGGATTAAAAGAATATGGCGATTGCAGTGAAGAGGTTATAAGGGCCTGCCCTGTTGAAATGGCTTTACATATGATAGGAGGAAAATGGAAGGGAATCATTATCGACATTTTATCCGAAAAATCGGTCAGATTTAATGAACTTAAACGATTAATACCAGGGATTTCACAACGAATGCTGACTTTACAACTCAGGGAACTCGAGGCGGATGGAATTGTGAAGAGGATAGTAGATGACACTGTGCCACCCAAAGTAGAATACTTCCTCACTGAACAAGGAAATAAATTGTCGAGTATCATCGATTCTATAAGAGTATGGGGAAAAGAGTTTCTATCCTAA
- a CDS encoding LysR family transcriptional regulator: MDIRSLEVFKAVAIEQSITKAAEKLNYVQSNVTARIQRLEQELGVPLLYRYHKKVSLTPAGRELLPHVNKLLYDFEEAIEAVKLSSAPRGTLRIGAMESTASTRLPLIFAQYHKKFPQVELSLYMAPTVDQVSTILKYKVDGAFVDGPILHPEIVEYPVFEESLVLITSYSPEPFQLESILHEPLLSSFEHCIYLGRWQRWLEDNGYAPMKVMEYGTLEGVLKCVENGLGVTVLPISMVESRMQGRLNCHPLPEPYRTVPTVFIRRRDSYMTSALSQFMELVGITNL; the protein is encoded by the coding sequence TTGGACATTAGATCTTTGGAGGTATTTAAGGCAGTAGCAATTGAACAAAGCATTACAAAAGCTGCTGAGAAATTGAATTATGTACAGTCCAACGTTACTGCACGAATACAACGTCTTGAGCAAGAGTTGGGCGTTCCTCTGTTATATCGATATCATAAGAAGGTATCCTTAACGCCTGCAGGACGTGAACTGTTGCCGCATGTAAACAAGTTGCTTTACGATTTCGAGGAAGCGATTGAGGCAGTTAAGCTTTCTTCTGCCCCGCGGGGAACCTTGCGCATTGGAGCTATGGAGTCAACTGCTTCTACACGATTGCCATTGATTTTTGCACAATATCACAAGAAATTTCCACAAGTAGAATTAAGCTTATATATGGCACCTACTGTAGATCAGGTTAGTACCATTCTCAAATATAAGGTAGACGGCGCATTTGTGGATGGGCCAATTCTTCATCCGGAAATTGTTGAATACCCTGTCTTTGAAGAATCTCTAGTTTTGATTACAAGCTACTCTCCGGAACCATTCCAATTAGAATCGATTTTACATGAACCACTGCTTTCGTCATTCGAGCATTGCATCTATTTGGGACGTTGGCAGCGATGGCTAGAGGACAATGGCTATGCTCCTATGAAGGTGATGGAATATGGCACTCTAGAGGGTGTCCTTAAATGCGTTGAAAACGGGTTAGGAGTCACCGTCTTACCAATATCTATGGTTGAATCACGGATGCAGGGAAGACTTAACTGTCATCCATTACCGGAACCGTACAGAACAGTGCCCACTGTGTTTATAAGGCGTCGTGACTCGTACATGACCAGTGCTCTCTCACAATTTATGGAGCTGGTGGGCATAACTAATCTGTGA
- a CDS encoding cupin domain-containing protein has translation MISKVNVQDKFLQIIDYWNPRIGGELNDSYVKMVKIKGEFIWHHHDHEDEMFFVWKGKLLIRLRDGEIAVNEGEFVIIPKGVEHQPIAEEEVHVLLIEPKTTLNTGNVVNERTVSIPQRI, from the coding sequence ATGATTTCGAAGGTCAATGTACAAGATAAATTTTTGCAAATAATTGATTATTGGAATCCCAGAATAGGCGGAGAGTTAAACGATTCATACGTAAAAATGGTAAAGATCAAGGGTGAATTCATTTGGCATCACCATGATCACGAGGACGAAATGTTCTTCGTATGGAAAGGGAAACTACTAATCCGTTTGAGAGACGGTGAAATAGCTGTTAATGAAGGGGAGTTTGTTATTATACCTAAAGGAGTTGAACATCAGCCAATTGCTGAAGAAGAGGTCCATGTACTATTAATCGAACCCAAAACTACTCTAAACACGGGAAATGTGGTGAATGAACGAACCGTTTCGATTCCTCAACGAATTTGA
- a CDS encoding HlyD family efflux transporter periplasmic adaptor subunit — MNSRAILVNLLVIIIILAGGGAAAYYYNQSANYIKTDNAQVSGQAVTVASPSAGKLTGWSAEVGKTYTAGSTLGSVEGGGSRVSITIPTDGTIVQQSAVNNSIVGAGTPLAKAFDLNNLWITANIDETAVQDLQVGQTVDVYIDAYPDTSLSGKIEKIGLATAATFSLLPTSNTTANYTKVTQVVPVNISIQGYKGLGIIPGMSASIRVHK, encoded by the coding sequence ATGAATTCACGCGCCATATTGGTCAACCTGCTGGTTATCATCATTATTCTGGCAGGGGGGGGAGCCGCCGCCTATTACTACAATCAATCCGCTAACTACATAAAAACCGACAATGCCCAAGTGAGCGGACAAGCGGTCACCGTTGCCTCTCCAAGCGCGGGCAAGCTTACAGGCTGGAGCGCTGAAGTCGGTAAAACCTACACGGCTGGAAGCACACTTGGCAGTGTAGAGGGGGGCGGAAGCCGGGTTAGCATTACTATTCCAACCGATGGCACCATTGTGCAGCAATCTGCGGTCAACAACTCGATTGTTGGGGCGGGTACGCCTTTGGCCAAAGCTTTTGATCTGAACAATTTATGGATTACCGCCAATATAGACGAAACGGCAGTGCAGGACCTTCAGGTGGGGCAGACGGTAGATGTATATATTGATGCATACCCCGACACGTCCCTAAGCGGCAAAATCGAAAAGATCGGTTTGGCGACGGCCGCCACCTTTTCGCTGCTCCCTACCTCCAACACCACTGCCAACTACACCAAGGTGACGCAGGTCGTGCCTGTTAACATTTCCATTCAAGGCTACAAAGGACTGGGCATTATCCCGGGCATGAGTGCAAGCATCAGAGTACACAAGTAG
- a CDS encoding MscL family protein: MTIAFIVVAAVAFIFLLVFNTKMARKPSPKKAVSPSDEGSRQRSKRPYPVEVEPKARELPEPDSTRETRHKAAEAEIHHEEPDVDPNTRPMRAGVHTKDSYGDQDYRAALRGFAGKGEEKEEPHRNNHEERETHKSEDEQYREALRSMNRKK; encoded by the coding sequence ATGACCATTGCTTTTATCGTAGTAGCTGCGGTTGCTTTTATCTTTTTGCTGGTATTCAACACGAAAATGGCGCGTAAACCCTCTCCCAAAAAAGCGGTCAGCCCGTCCGATGAGGGTTCACGGCAAAGAAGTAAACGTCCTTATCCGGTGGAAGTGGAGCCCAAGGCGAGGGAGTTGCCGGAGCCTGATTCTACGCGAGAGACGCGCCATAAGGCTGCAGAGGCGGAGATTCATCATGAGGAGCCTGACGTAGATCCCAATACCAGACCGATGAGAGCTGGCGTACACACCAAAGATTCCTACGGGGATCAGGACTATCGGGCGGCTTTACGCGGATTTGCCGGAAAGGGCGAAGAAAAGGAAGAACCGCATAGAAATAACCATGAAGAACGTGAGACGCACAAAAGCGAGGATGAGCAATATCGTGAAGCGCTGCGCTCTATGAACCGAAAAAAATGA
- a CDS encoding heavy metal translocating P-type ATPase has protein sequence MQAVQRIQKTLSPSNRSGRPGPNRKPQFQLKSMLKNKEMQAALGSGTLMLMAWGVSHWSQWLAVILYVVSYALGGWSKAREGIETLIRERDLDVNLLMIAASLGAAAIGYWNEGAMLIFIFALSGALESYTTERSSKDISELMALKPETALRLSSEGTETVGIEQLLPGDLLLVKPGELIPADGRISKGVSAVNQASITGESIPVNKAAGDEVYAGTINGEGVLYVEVSHSSEGTLFSKIIRMVEEAQTEVPDSQRFIKRFESIYARIVVAVTLIVIAGAPMVLGWTWAAAFYKAMVFLVVASPCALVSSIMPVMLSAISNRARRGILFKGGAHVENMALTSVVAFDKTGTLTIGSPVVTDWITATGYDADELLRIVAAIESYSMHPLARAIVAKAEAELGQRELPAVEQVQSLTGWGMEGMVDGMRWKIGRTDALDHASPLAEPEWVETRARLEAEGKTVSIILADDRIAGMLALRDELRPQAQEAVRRLQAQGIRVVMLTGDRPETAAVIAAQAGVDAVYAGLMPEDKVSHIRMLREQYGHVVMVGDGVNDAPALAAATVGLGMGMHGSGAALEVADVVLMNDGIEEIAPTVALARKAQRVVKQNMIFAVSVILLLIISNFVQDIALPFGVIGHEGSTLLVILNGLRLLRS, from the coding sequence ATGCAAGCAGTTCAACGAATTCAAAAGACATTGTCTCCTTCTAATCGAAGCGGACGACCAGGCCCGAATCGCAAGCCGCAATTCCAGCTCAAAAGCATGCTGAAAAACAAGGAGATGCAGGCTGCCCTGGGCAGTGGAACGCTTATGCTGATGGCATGGGGCGTCTCGCATTGGTCGCAATGGCTGGCGGTCATCCTGTATGTGGTTTCCTACGCTCTAGGTGGCTGGTCTAAAGCCAGAGAAGGCATTGAGACGCTGATCCGTGAACGTGATCTGGATGTTAATCTGCTCATGATCGCAGCGTCATTGGGGGCTGCGGCTATTGGCTATTGGAATGAAGGAGCAATGCTGATCTTCATTTTTGCTCTCAGCGGTGCGCTGGAGAGCTATACCACCGAGCGCAGCAGCAAGGATATTTCCGAGCTGATGGCGTTGAAGCCGGAAACGGCTTTGCGTCTGTCAAGCGAGGGGACGGAAACGGTCGGCATTGAGCAACTGCTGCCGGGGGATCTGCTGCTGGTGAAGCCGGGCGAACTGATTCCGGCGGATGGCCGGATTTCCAAGGGCGTTTCGGCGGTGAATCAGGCATCTATTACCGGGGAATCCATTCCGGTGAACAAAGCGGCAGGTGACGAGGTATATGCGGGCACCATTAACGGGGAAGGCGTGCTGTATGTGGAGGTTAGTCATTCCTCCGAAGGCACTCTATTTTCAAAAATCATCCGTATGGTGGAGGAAGCGCAGACTGAGGTCCCCGATTCCCAACGCTTTATCAAAAGGTTCGAGTCGATTTACGCCCGAATTGTTGTTGCGGTTACGCTGATTGTTATTGCAGGTGCGCCAATGGTATTGGGATGGACGTGGGCAGCGGCATTTTACAAGGCAATGGTATTTCTCGTTGTGGCCTCACCATGCGCACTCGTGTCGTCCATTATGCCAGTCATGCTGTCGGCTATTTCCAACCGTGCCCGTCGGGGCATCCTGTTCAAAGGTGGTGCGCATGTGGAAAATATGGCGCTGACATCTGTCGTCGCCTTTGACAAAACAGGTACGCTGACCATCGGGTCGCCTGTTGTAACAGACTGGATTACCGCCACAGGCTACGATGCCGATGAGCTGTTACGCATTGTTGCGGCAATAGAAAGCTACTCCATGCATCCGTTGGCACGAGCGATTGTAGCCAAAGCTGAAGCCGAATTGGGGCAGCGAGAGCTTCCCGCAGTGGAGCAAGTACAGTCCCTGACGGGATGGGGAATGGAGGGCATGGTAGACGGGATGAGGTGGAAAATCGGGCGCACGGATGCGCTGGATCACGCTAGTCCGCTGGCAGAGCCGGAATGGGTGGAAACACGTGCCCGGCTGGAAGCCGAGGGTAAAACCGTATCCATTATCCTCGCGGATGACCGGATTGCCGGGATGCTGGCACTGCGCGACGAGCTGCGGCCACAGGCGCAGGAGGCGGTGAGACGCCTGCAAGCGCAGGGCATCCGGGTCGTCATGCTGACCGGAGATCGCCCGGAAACCGCCGCCGTGATCGCGGCGCAGGCCGGAGTCGATGCGGTATACGCTGGTCTGATGCCGGAGGACAAAGTCAGTCATATTCGCATGCTTCGGGAGCAGTACGGGCATGTCGTCATGGTCGGCGACGGTGTGAACGATGCTCCGGCACTGGCTGCCGCAACGGTCGGACTGGGCATGGGTATGCATGGCAGTGGAGCCGCACTGGAGGTCGCGGATGTGGTGCTGATGAACGATGGCATCGAAGAGATTGCCCCGACGGTAGCACTGGCACGCAAGGCACAACGGGTGGTCAAGCAGAATATGATCTTCGCCGTAAGTGTCATTTTACTGCTTATCATTAGCAACTTTGTGCAAGATATCGCTTTGCCATTTGGCGTTATCGGGCATGAGGGCAGCACGTTGCTTGTCATTCTGAACGGCTTGCGCCTGCTGCGGTCATAA
- a CDS encoding SDR family oxidoreductase has protein sequence MNKSKIVLITGGNKGIGFETARQLGNMGYEILIGARSEEKGHEAVTFLETENIKAKTVVLDVTNPSSVLSAVEWIEQEYGYLDILINNAGVFFEGNTPPSELELSVLKNTYETNVFGVFSVTKAILPLLKKSSAGRIVNLSSGLGSLTLNSDPTSEFYNVNSLAYNSSKTAVNALTVFFAKELRDTPIKINSICPGFTATDLNGNSGYRTVEQAASSVVKLATINNDGPTGSFFDENGVVPW, from the coding sequence ATGAATAAATCCAAGATCGTATTAATTACAGGTGGCAACAAAGGTATTGGTTTTGAGACAGCAAGACAATTGGGAAACATGGGGTATGAGATTTTAATAGGAGCAAGAAGCGAAGAAAAAGGACATGAGGCCGTAACGTTTTTAGAAACGGAGAACATTAAAGCTAAAACGGTGGTTCTTGATGTCACAAACCCCAGCTCCGTTCTCTCCGCAGTAGAATGGATTGAACAAGAATATGGATACCTTGATATCTTGATTAATAATGCAGGCGTGTTTTTTGAAGGCAACACACCTCCAAGTGAACTGGAACTGTCCGTTCTCAAGAATACATATGAGACAAACGTTTTCGGCGTATTTTCTGTCACTAAAGCAATACTTCCATTGCTCAAAAAATCTTCTGCCGGAAGAATCGTAAATCTTTCCAGCGGATTAGGTTCCTTAACTTTGAATTCAGACCCAACGTCGGAATTTTATAATGTGAATTCGCTCGCCTACAATAGTTCCAAAACGGCTGTAAATGCTTTAACTGTTTTCTTTGCTAAAGAATTAAGAGATACTCCTATTAAAATCAACTCGATTTGCCCTGGATTTACAGCTACCGATTTAAATGGTAATAGTGGCTATCGCACAGTCGAACAAGCAGCTTCCAGTGTAGTTAAGCTTGCCACAATCAATAATGATGGTCCAACTGGTAGCTTTTTTGATGAAAATGGAGTTGTGCCTTGGTAA